A single region of the Apodemus sylvaticus chromosome 7, mApoSyl1.1, whole genome shotgun sequence genome encodes:
- the LOC127689714 gene encoding uncharacterized protein LOC127689714, which produces MTVCRCLFHKHTLIAPVAPGPPQQSLRKLSGLPYHLARPETLPGTATLSPNRPGHALNFTSGPLPHPRNDPAFPAHTFPSLRPGPPTPTSSAGRRCPGALRAPRRRASLSVASPSQPRLHTKLRLTARPVPGAATSARPGPRAAEPPLLRVPGRHLGRGPSPSPPRLSAPPRAAPPRLARAAVSGAAGPSAAAAAAATAAAATAATAAAAAIRDNQGCLEDPDTGFSCSRIRIPCAVESGAGECARKPGTWMYELSPGSLNAR; this is translated from the exons ATGACTGTTTGCCGCTGCCTGtttcacaaacacacattaaTTG CCCCAGTCGCCCCGGGGCCCCCTCAGCAGAGCCTCAGAAAACTCTCTGGCCTGCCCTACCACCTGGCCAGACCAGAGACTCTCCCGGGCACCGCCACCCTCAGCCCGAACCGCCCGGGCCACGCTTTGAACTTCACCTcgggccccctcccccacccacgcaACGACCCCGCTTTCCCCGCACACACCTTCCCCTCGCTCCGCCCcggccccccaacccccacttccTCCGCCGGGCGCCGCTGCCCCGGCGCCCTCCGCGCCCCTCGGCGCCGGGCCTCCCTCAGCGTCGCCTCCCCCTCCCAGCCCCGGCTCCACACAAAGCTTAGACTCACCGCGCGGCCGGTCCCGGGAGCCGCCACCTCCGCCCGCCCGGGGCCCCGGGCCGCAGAGCCACCACTGCTACGCGTCCCGGGCCGCCATCTGGGCCgcggcccctccccctccccgccccggcTCTCCGCCCCTCCCCGCGCCGCTCCGCCCCGCCTGGCCCGGGCCGCTGTGTCCGGGGCTGCGGGTCCCtcagctgccgccgccgccgccgccaccgccgccgccgccaccgccgccacagccgccgccgccgcgatCCGGGACAACCAGGGTTGCCTGGAAGACCCGGACACTGGATTCTCGTGCTCTCGGATCCGGATTCCGTGCGCTGTGGAGTCTGGAGCGGGCGAGTGCGCGAGGAAACCCGGAACCTGGATGTACGAGCTAAGTCCTGGGTCTCTAAATGCGCGGTAG